GTTGGTGCACAGCTATCAGAACCCCGCCTCCACGTGCGCCTGTACGGTCCTTACGATAAAGTTGAAATCCAGGTAGGTGATCTAGCACTTCTGCATCGGTTATATCATTTGTCAGCCAAGTCTCGGTTATCACCAATACGTTACTGCTTGATGACAAAGCAAGCTCAGAAAAAGTTATGCGTTTCGGAAAAAAACTGCGCGCGTTAGCAAAGACTACCGAAAGTGACAGGCCAGATTGAGGTGTGGGGGTGTGCCCGGCAGATTTGCGCCGAGGAAATTGCTACGACGCTTCCCTTACAGTTTGCGATTGCTCATCGTAGACGTAGCGCTTGTGACCCATTAGCAGTGTCTTGTACGTGATGGAAAAAGGCAGCGACTTGGTTTTAGCAAAGGCAATCAATTGCCGACGGACGTTTTGCACACGACGTGAAAAATCTTCACTAACACTAAAAGTGGTTCCTTTAAATTTCCGTCCATTAGAAAGAATCTCTCCTTTTGTTTTATGGAATGCGAATTTAACTATTATGGGGCGATGGTGGTTAGTACCCTTGCGGCGACCCAGACGATGCGCGCGCTCAATTTCCTTCGGATCGATGGAAATACCTAGACGATCACGGCAGTGCTTGATGACAAGTTGTTCAACTTGGACAAGTGCTTCCGATCCAGTTGATTCAGGAAGGCCATAAAATATGAGGTTATTGCGCCGAGAATGATTCTCGGCTTCATCCACGCGTGCTTCAAGCTTGCGCAGAAGGTCACTCGCGCGAGTGGTGTCTCTTCTGAGCGCTTCCACATCAGTACGTAAGGAAATAATATTTTGGCAGTGCCCTTCCAGATCAGTCATGCGTCTACTGAGATCTGCTATAGATTTATCTGTTGATAGCAAATGGGACTTAAGGTCCTGTACCTGACTGATTAATTCCGTCTGACCGGCAGACAATTTCTGCAGTTCAGTTAGTACAGCATTAGAAGCAGGACCCGGATTGCTTTCAATATCGCCCGACATCATCAACAAGGCACGAATAACACGAGAACACTCAAGTGCAACAAGAACGCAGCagtgtgggctcggcagctgaaaCAGCAGGTAATTACTAGACTTCTTAGCGAGAAGACTGTAAGTTTTACTAACCTGCATGACAAGAGTGAAAGGATTAGCggtctgcgttggtgcacagccgccgagcccacacaGCGCCGCCGGCAAAGGCCGCTCTTTTGTAGTCGACACAGGCATCGATGCCGATGCTGATAGCGTCGACCAGGTTTTGTCGAGGACCATGTAGCTGACCGGTGGCGCCGGAAGGGATCCAGATCTGTTGCGTGAGGTGAAATCCAGTGGTTCCAAGTACGTTGCGGTTGATAAGCTTGTGTCGAAGACCAAGAGGGCGTGACAGGTAAGCGTGCCACTTTCGCTGGAACGATGTTGATACTGCAACGGTGTGGTCAAGGAAGCTGGCAGGAAAACGGAAAGCAGTATGCGCAGGAATGCGCACTGAAACACCTGCATGACAAGAGTGAAAGGATTAGCggtctgcgttggtgcacagccgccgagcccacacaGCGCCGCCGGCAAAGGCCGCTCTTTTGTAGTCGACACAGGCATCGATGCCGATGCTGATAGCGTCGACCAGGTTTTGTCGAGGACCATGTAGCTGACCGGTGGCGCCGGAAGGGATCCAGATCTGTTGCGTGAGGTGAAATCCAGTGGTTCCAAGTACGTTGCGGTTGATAAGCTTGTGTCGAAGACCAAGAGGGCGTGACAGGTAAGCGTGCCACTTTCGCTGGAACGATGTTGATACTGCAACGGTGTGGTCAAGGAAGCTGGCAGGAAAACGGAAAGCAGTATGCGCAGGAATGCGCACTGAAACACCTGCATGACAAGAGTGAAAGGATTAGCggtctgcgttggtgcacagccgccgagcccacccTCATGCCAACAGTACTACTCGACTAATATTGGCTGGTGACTTCAACTTGGGACAGAATGATTGGGAGGCTTTGTCTAGTCAATATACTGAGATAATGAGTGCAAATAAGCTATTAGAGATTGCCTTCTTTCACAATTTAAGACAGATTGTTAACGATTACACAAGGGTAAGACCCGAATCACGATCATTATTAGATTTGGTCTTTTTGTCCAGCAGGATTGAAGATTATAGCCTGTCAAttcaggaaggtatatctgatcaCAAGATGATTTCGGTGAACATACTGCCATTGTCGAGCAAGCCTTCTGATGACTTAGGGTCTAAAGAACGACTGTTGGTCAAAGATTACGAGCGAGCGGATGATACTTCAATCTTAGATTACTTAGAACAATCATTTAATGAATTTGAAATTGCCTCCCACTCAGAGACAGTCGAGGAATTGTGGGAGCGCTTTAAATGCATCATTGCTACTGGCACGGACAGATTTGAACCAAATCgttataaaagaaagaaacagcaaAATCCGTGGATAACTCGCGATATTGTTCTCATGAAACGCAGAATAAAAAGACTACGCAGGCAGCCAAAGAAGTCAACTGAACTATCACAGGCACGCAGTAGACTAAAAACAGCATTATCAGAAGCAAAAAGAAAGTTCTTCAATGAGACGCAGGGAAACATCCTTAAAAGCTCGCCCACCAAATTCTGGCGTTTTTTGGgagcaaagaaataaaaaatagaccAGATAAATATAGAAGATCCTCCTGTGACAGATGCACAAAGGATAGCAGATGGCTTCAACGAGTTTTTTTATTCAGTCTTTAAGAGAGATGCACAAAGTTCCGTCGCAGACGAGATAAACTATTCCTGCGCATGCCCCATGGAGCCTCTTTCGTTTCATCAGGAGGGCGTGTTCGAACAGCTGTTGAACTTAGATCCAAAGAAAGCCTGTGGCCCCGACGGAATACCAACGGTATTTTTAAAGCGATACGCCGAGTGGGTGTCTTTCTGTTTGGTAATTATTTTTGAACAATCTTTACGTAGCCATTCCGTTCCACAAGATTGGCGTTGCGCTGCTGTTATAACCGTGTTTAAAAGTGGAAATTGTATGCATCCAAACAACTATCGTCCTGTATCCTTAACCTCTGTATGCTGCAAGATCATGGAGCACGCAATCGCTAAACATATTATTCAATTTTTGGAAACAAATAAGCTGCTTTGCACCAGTCAGCATGGCTTCAGAAGGGGCCTAATCACGGTGACACAACTTATCGAAACGGTTCACGACTTTGCGCGGGCTTTAGATGAACATCAACAAACTGATGTAATTTGCATCGATTTTAAAAAAGCGTTGGACAAGGTCTCACATGGTAAGCTGCTTTATAAGCTGCGTCAAATTGGTATCAGTAACGATGTTTTAAAATGGATAGAAGCTTATCTAACAGGGCGGAGGCAAGTAGTGCGTGTTAATAATTCTGTGTCAAGCTTTTTGGATGCACTTTCCGGGGTACTACAGGGCTCGGTGCTAGGCCCTTTATTGCTTTTAGTTTATATCAATGATGTAGCCACAGTTGTTCAGCCGCCAGTGGTATTgagactgtttgcagatgactgtttaATTTAAGCTCCAGTTAACTGTGAAAACGACCAGGAAAAAATTAACCAGTGTCTTGAGGATCTCTATACCTGGTGTGAAAAAAGGGATATGGAAatcaactacgccaaaatcaatTTTGCGAATATTACCCGAAAGAAAAACGTTCTTGATTTCCAGTATCGTATGGGAAGTGCGATTTTGACAAATGTTTCTAGTTTTCGACATCTAGGCGTTGTGATATCATATGACCTAAACTGGCGCAGCAACGTTGAAAATGTGTCTTCTTCCTCGTACAAAAAGCTGTGTTTTTTTCGAGTAAAACTACGAAACGCAACCAAAGACGTCAAACTGATGACATATAAAACTTTTATTCGGCCTGTTTTGGAGTATGCTGCCGTAGTTCGGAGTCCCCACCAAAAAGGTCTAATAAATGAGCTGGAAAGAATCCAAAGACTTGCAGCCAGGTTCATATGTTCAAGATACAAAAAAAACAGACTCAGTTACCGAGATGCTGAAATCATGTAAATTGGAACTGCTTGAAATTAGGCGACAGAGGAACAGAATAAAATTATTTTTTCAGAGTCTCCAGGGTCAAATAAATATTGATAAAGTATGTATATACGGGAACCTGGTAGAATTAGCAGAAGAATAAACCATAGTGtagccattagaacatatgtcaCCCGCACAAACGTCTTTCGGTATTCGTTTTTCCCCAATGTTATCGAAAACTGCAATGCGCTACCTGCACATATTGCTGAGTGCACGGATGCAAGGGCTTTTGACTATAACAACTATATGTTACCTAAAAATCGTTGGATGATGTGTTGACGTTTTGCTTTCCTTTTGTCATGTCAATGTTGGTGATTTTTTTGGTATTGTTGACAGTTGACATTACTTGAGTGTTTTTATATACCAATTATTACATttatgtactccctccctgtaatgacccacaAATGTAGGTTAACAATATGctcaaataaatatataaataaataaaaaacgtgCACGACAAAGAGCGCAGTGACAGGCACTAACAACGGCACTAGCAACACATGAAAGCTTAATAAATATTAGGGTTTACATgcgaaaaccatgatatgatcatgagacatgccatagtggaaggctctggaaaaggTTTCACCTTTTGGCCAAGATGTACGGCTGAAAGAGATGCTCACAAGAATAAACGTAACAAATATATTCAGCTACGCCATCCTTTCACCTTTAAAGCAAGGGACTTCAGAACCTCATGTAGAATTCCTGGTGAGAACTTGTAGTTTTCAACACGACGTTGTAAAGTTCTTTCACTCGGAAGGGCTACAGCAAGCTCCCAGACCGCATTGTAGCCTCTGGATCCACATGCCAAACGGAGCTTGAGGCCTTTCTGTATAGTCTCTGTAGACCATTGCTTCCCTCGCATACTGGAAGTCCACATGCCTTGCAGTTGATCTGGTGATAGGTGCTTCTTGATGTTTCGCGTGAGTTCATGGTTTCTACGGTTTGCACTGCTTTTCTGTTGTTGCAGAGTGCAACTTTCCGCTTCATGTTGTTCAAGTACTCTTCCAATGTAGCTATTCTTTTGGGAAGAGCAGCTACTACTGCTTGATCAGCATCCCAACTACTTGAACTGGAGCCTGCAAAGCACAGATTGAGCAGGAAGTGACAAGAGTTTGAAAATTTCACTATTTAACCCAGGCTAGCATGTGAGGGAGAACCATAAGGAtttgaagaaacaaaaacaaTCAGTGCCACTCCATATTATTCAACATAAAAGTGTAAGCGTAACTTTTTGAGAACACAACAGTGGTTTTAACAAACAGCATAAGCTGACACTGTTGCTCAATGAAGAGGGACAAATGGAGCTGGACAAATGGACCCGCAATGCATGCAGCTGAACTATTTTTTTGGTGGGGGCGTGTCCTTGATCCGAAGTAGGGGCAGGACAGTAAAGTGTGGTCATGTCTCACTTTGTACTCTGCGTGTGAAGGCAGAAAgacattttgggagcagcaaatGTCCGGTGTACCACCTCCTAGCTATGCCAATAGTTTGTAATGAGTAAAGACATGAATATATGGCACTTACTCTCGGTTATGACGTAGGGTTATCAATGGCGATGGCTATTTCAAACAAAGTGGGGAGAGTGGCATGGTTCCACTGTTGTAGCTTTTTTTTGACAGAGTTGCTACAAGACGGCAGCTGATTGCGTGTCACAAGTGATAGTGTGATGATGTTGCGCATTGTGTAGCAGTGTGCTATGCATTACTGTACACAAAACACAGCTTACATGTTCCTCCAATAAACTTACGTTGTGTGCGACTACTCTCGCTTTACAAGAATGAGCATACCaccaaaagaaacaaaacagggcACCAGTACTTGGAGCGCATCCGCACTATTAAATGCACCAATATATCAATCTGTTATGAGCGTGCACGTAATTTCCTGTAGGCGGCGATGTGTCACACTCCAGTGTATATTGCATAGCGTGTGAGAACAGTAGCACTGAACACTTACCGGTGACATCAGCTGTGCCCTCAGCAGACAGAAATCCTCCACAGGCAGCACAAAAGTTCTGCTGAGCTGTAAATGACGGATAATCTTATTAGTACTACTGAAGACCGGTACAGTCACCAAAGCTTTACATTAGCACAGTTTCAGCACAGGCAATGAGGGATGGCCAGTgactaaaattaaaaaaatgtatATAATACTGAACAGAAATTTCACTCACACTCAACAGGCACCGTCAAAGCTTGAAATGGCTGGCAGCTCGATTCTTGGGTGGTTTCCACACCTGCGCACATATGATAGTTGGAACCAACAAAACCACATGGCAGACACATGCCTATACAAATCATGAAAAGTAGACTCACCTGCTGAACAAGCTGTTGAACAAGCTGGAAGTGCGTCACATTCGGAACTTGAAGGTGCATCTGCAACATGAGATCAACAATAAATTATGTGAAATTTCAAAGCAACATGTCACTGCCATTACCTTCTAGACAATCCGATGGTGCTGAATCAGTGGCAGTGTGACCTAAAAAAGATGAAGACAAATTGAAGAAGACCATTTTCTCTGTTACATCGCAATTTGGCAAACAAGCATCAACACTACTTGAAGCATTTACAATACGCACAGGTGTATTGCAATTTTTCAGTAATAAGAATGCATGCCAAAACCCAAGCGACAATGCTTTCAATGCTTGCAATGTGCTGAACACTATACTGCGGAGCAAAATGTTGTGGATCTGCAGCACACCCCTACAGACATGATTGTAAAATATATAAACCAATGGATACAAGTTACAAGCCATTACAATGCTTCGACTACATGCAGCATGCGTGTTAGCTACGTTACCTTGTGAAGAACCTAACCCTGCTTGAGTGGAATCACTGTTGGCTCCATAGCCTGCAAATTATAAAACATCAATGAAAGCATAAAGCACGTTTGTAATTACGGTAAGTAATAAATGCAGTAAGAACTCACCATCAACAGCAGCTGGTGTCAGAAGCACATTCGTAGCTGATGGGTAGTGTGTCTCTTTGGCTTCTGCATAATCAAAACAAGTATTAAGGATAACGAAGAGGGAAAAGGCGTGAGATGTGCTCAATCGTCAGCTCACCATCAACAAGAGCAGCTGCTGTTAGTAGTAGATTAAGAGTACAAGATGAGCGGGCTGAAACATTGCATTCTGGAGATTGAAAAAAATGCATTAATTATACCAAAGAAAAGCCATTAGCTATACACAAACAGTGCACAACACCTATATGCAAGACGACATGTTTCAGGTTAGTGAAAGGCTGAGAAGTAATTAtgggtgatgcagaaaacaatgaAGACGGACTAAACATTCTCCAGTTTTTTAACGCGATCGGCTTACCTGACGTTTGCAAATGCTCTTGACTGATGATCGTAGGCGCCGCGTCTCTCTTCAACTTTTTAGTACCAAACTTGCGCAGCAGTATTGGCTCGAATGGGTCCGCAGTGAAGTGGTCCTAGGTAAGGAAATATTCGCGGCTACTGTTACACAATGAAACAGCACGcactaaaaaaaactaaaataaccCCTAGTGTCAACACGTACACGACTACGCACTGTTTGCCACATTCTCTTCCCACCAGACTAGCACACGTTGCGTACAGTATGTAGAAATACGCACCATTTAGCCTTGCGTGTCCTTATTTCAATCACATAGCTTCTGAATACTGAGCGCGCTGGAGCACATGCTTAAACGAAATGATGCGACATTCAGGTCGCTGCCCACGCCTTTATACATAAAATCCTTACacccatacacacatacacgcgggAGTCATTTAACTATACGTCGGCCAATAAACAAAGTTTAGTTTAGCACTTGAATGTATCCATTACATTTACTTTGTAACATAGTTGACGATTATTTCTGGATCAAACgagtaataatattaataataatatctggggtttaacgttccaaaaccgcaatttgattatgagggacgcccttttggagggctacggaaatttcgaccacctggtattcAATAACGTGCGTATAATGCTAAATACACAGaccccaacatttccgcctcaatcgataatgcagccgccgcggtcggCATGGATCAAGCCAAAGACGCAACGTTTACACGGCACTAAACGCGGCACGCGTTTCAACTGGCATGCATGTTTACCATCGACGCGGTTACTCTCTTTGTGTGATGATCGAGCTCGACACTACCGCAACACTGTAAACACGAAT
This genomic interval from Rhipicephalus microplus isolate Deutch F79 chromosome 10, USDA_Rmic, whole genome shotgun sequence contains the following:
- the LOC119167831 gene encoding uncharacterized protein LOC119167831 encodes the protein MQVFQCAFLRILLSVFLPASLTTPLQYQHRSSESGTLTCHALLVFDTSLSTATYLEPLDFTSRNRSGSLPAPPVSYMVLDKTWSTLSASASMPVSTTKERPLPAALCGLGGCAPTQTANPFTLVMQVFQCAFLRILLSVFLPASLTTPLQYQHRSSESGTLTCHALLVFDTSLSTATYLEPLDFTSRNRSGSLPAPPVSYMVLDKTWSTLSASASMPVSTTKERPLPAALCGLGGCAPTQTANPFTLVMQVSKTYSLLAKKSSNYLLFQLPSPHCCVLVALECSRVIRALLMMSGDIESNPGPASNAVLTELQKLSAGQTELISQVQDLKSHLLSTDKSIADLSRRMTDLEGHCQNIISLRTDVEALRRDTTRASDLLRKLEARVDEAENHSRRNNLIFYGLPESTGSEALVQVEQLVIKHCRDRLGISIDPKEIERAHRLGRRKGTNHHRPIIVKFAFHKTKGEILSNGRKFKGTTFSVSEDFSRRVQNVRRQLIAFAKTKSLPFSITYKTLLMGHKRYVYDEQSQTVREAS